One window of the Strix uralensis isolate ZFMK-TIS-50842 chromosome 3, bStrUra1, whole genome shotgun sequence genome contains the following:
- the POMC gene encoding pro-opiomelanocortin codes for MPLWSSLPVVLGLLLWHLAGASGPCWESSKCQDLSSEAGILACAMACRADLSAEAPVYPGNGHLQPLSESIRKYVMSHFRWNKFGRRNSSSGGGGGHKREEAAGGNPPPASLPAVPLSRHEEEEGTGLEREEGKRSYSMEHFRWGKPVGRKRRPIKVYPNGVEEESAESYPLEFRRELALSSTGAPPEEEEEEEEEGQEEEKKAGGSYRMRHFRWHAPLKDKRYGGFMTSEHSQTPLVTLFKNAIIKSAYKKGQ; via the exons ATGCCGCTGTGGAGCAGCCTGCccgtggtgctggggctgctgctctggcacCTCGCTGGCGCCAGCGGCCcgtgctgggagagcagcaaatGCCAGGATCTCAGCAGTGAGGCTGGCATTTTG GCGTGTGCCATGGCGTGCAGAGCCGATCTGTCAGCCGAGGCCCCCGTCTACCCAGGGAACGGGCACCTCCAGCCCCTCTCCGAGAGCATCCGCAAGTACGTCATGAGCCACTTTCGCTGGAACAAGTTTGGCcggaggaacagcagcagcggcggtggcggggggcACAAACgagaggaggcggcggggggcaaCCCACCACCCGCATCGCTGCCCGCCGTCCCGCTGTCCCGCCACGAGGAAGAGGAAGGAACCGGGCTGGAGCGGGAGGAAGGCAAACGCTCGTACTCCATGGAGCACTTCCGCTGGGGAAAGCCGGTGGGACGCAAGAGGAGACCCATCAAGGTCTACCCCAACGGGGTGGAGgaggagtcagctgagagctaCCCGCTGGAGTTCAGGCGGGAGCTGGCGCTCAGCAGCACCGGGGCACCTcccgaggaggaagaagaggaggaagaggaaggccaggaggaggagaagaaggcCGGCGGCTCCTACCGCATGCGCCATTTCCGCTGGCACGCGCCCTTGAAGGACAAGCGCTACGGGGGCTTCATGACCTCGGAGCACAGCCAGACCCCTCTAGTGACTCTCTTCAAAAACGCCATCATCAAAAGCGCCTACAAGAAGGGGCAGTGA